From one Halichoerus grypus unplaced genomic scaffold, mHalGry1.hap1.1 HAP1_SCAFFOLD_117, whole genome shotgun sequence genomic stretch:
- the LOC144380725 gene encoding uncharacterized protein LOC144380725 → MIEGRRFIGGGCRSTRLVSVLRSLPAEICLKSSRKPGRRRCATVGGPCGEFSARVRFSRGASRGQLAPFPAAAARTRFPSLPWAAGVAPVPAGSSRGRRPGGRPPSALRQPLRSGPGRDRAAGRPAVRLGGPAIRIRLVVVRAGCLAPPGVRFYIASPRWSVGDVGKGLYLAAVPEAEFQEAGDASAIVPLSPGRRRALRSREIEPPDKSYHIPDPRLEKKQTFWSAGGKTLKVSPRTDGVRLDEDDAGTAGFALRTFLHPIGGRSHRPVSRVVGLRAPGCLTHFQERPCPEPEPVQPGWVGRRVREEHVP, encoded by the exons ATGATAGAAGGTAGAAGGTTCATCGGTGGTGGTTGTCGGAGTACTCGCCTGGTGTCGGTTTTACGGTCCTTGCCCGCCGAAATTTGTCTTAAGTCCTCCCGGAAGCCCGGGCGCCGCAGGTGTGCCACTGTGGGAGGCCCGTGCGGGGAATTTTCCGCTCGTGTCCGCTTCTCCCGGGGCGCGTCCCGTGGCCAGTTGGCCCCCTTTCCGGCGGCAGCGGCCCGGACGCGTTTTCCAAGTCTCCCCTGGGCTGCTGGAGTCGCGCCTGTGCCGGCCGGGAGCTCCCGAGGCCGCCGCCCCGGGGGCcgcccgccctccgccctccgccaGCCCCTCCGAAGCGGGCCGGGACGAGATcgggcggccgggcggccggCTGTGCGCCTTGGCGGGCCCGCGATCCGGATCCGCCTCGTTGTTGTTCGCGCCGGTTGTCTCGCGCCACCTGGCGTCCGCTTTTATATAGCGTCTCCCCGCTGGAGCGTCGGCGATGTCGGCAAGGGATTGTATTTGGCCGCGGTTCCCGAGGCGGAGTTCCAGGAGGCCGGCGACGCTAGCGCGATCGTCCCGCTGTCTCCGGGCCGTCGGCGCGCGCTCCGCTCGCGGGAGATTGAGCCTCCAG acAAATCCTACCACATCCCGGACCCCcgtctagagaaaaagcaaacgtTTTGGAGCGCTGGTGGCAAAACGCTCAAAGTTTCTCCACGCACCGACGGTGTCCGGTTAGACGAAGATGACGCAGGAACGGCGGGTTTCGCTTTGCGGACATTTCTACATCCGATCGGGGGCCGTTCTCACCGTCCCGTGTCCCGGGTCGTTGGGCTGCGGGCGCCAGGGTGCCTCACGCATTTCCAAGAGCGCCCTTGTCCGGAGCCGGAACCGGTGCAGCCTGGGTGGGTCGGAAGGCGCGTGCGTGAGGAGCACGTCCCCTAG